From the Tigriopus californicus strain San Diego chromosome 4, Tcal_SD_v2.1, whole genome shotgun sequence genome, the window CTTAATGAGTTTGTGACGACCGATCTTcttaaatttggccaaggagCGACCCGACACACCCCAGGCCCGAAGAGGCGTGGTGACTGATTCCAGCCGAGGCGGCGTGGTCCCGGCCAACGCCCGAGTGGGCCGAGCGGGCCGAACGGGCTGAGCGGGCACCCGCGCGAAATGGGGATTGACCAGAATTTGTCGGACGGCAGGCGTAGGTGGGGTCAGCGTGGGGCGGGCCCAGGGCGTGATCCGGGTCGAGCTCAAGGCGTGGCGCACCGGTTGGCGGGCGTGGAGTTTGTGGGGGTTGATGTGGACATTGGGGCCGGGCCCTGGCGGGCCTCCCACCCACGCTTGAGCCGCAGGATTAATGTGGATAGCGGCTAGCGGGCGGACCCGAGCCGGCCCGGGAGGCTGGGGAGGCGTGGCCGACGTTTTCGGTGGGCGGAAATGGGGATTGAACCAAATTNNNNNNNNNNNNNNNNNNNNNNNNNNNNNNNNNNNNNNNNCAAACTGATgtaagtttgtttgtttgtttcttggtTTTCGTATTCTCGATTGCCAGCTGAATCTGGACCAGCGTGACCCGCTGACCCGCGTCGGTCCAGTATCCCGGAGCATCCCTTCCCCCCTTGTGTCAGACGCGGTCCCCACCCATGAGGTAGCCCAGAATGTCTGTGTTGGCTCGCCCTCATGGAATGGATGCCACGGATGGAGATGGTCTGGGCGTGGTCCACCATAcaatcaatctcaatccatcCGCCCGCCTGGCCGGCACCGTGACAAGGGCCATCCGTTGGGGCCTGAGCTAAAAGGGAGACCCATCGGGCGATAAAGTCCTTCCCATGCCGTCCAGTTCTtccccccccaccccccaccccccccTCACTCCTAATCATAGTGCGGGGGGGGCGTTCGATGGATCGCTGGTGAGACCGGTCGGCGCTCCATGACGTCACCCTGGTTTGGGCCTAACGGATGCTTCCGCTTCAGGCGACAGTTTGCTAAAGTGAGTTTAGCGGGAACTTTGGAACTGGGCTGGCTCGTGTCATCTGTGCATGATGCACTTAAGCACTCAAGTGTGCAGTGCAGTTTCCActtacaatttcaattttataatAAGTTTGAGTTTGCGTTCTATTTCATGTGCCTCTTTCTCGTATCTATGAATTGATAAAATAAGAGCAAATTTCTGAATTAGGTGAGGTAAAGTCATAAGCTCCTACTTTTCTGAGAGAAGGttgatacatatttttttaagaaaaacatgacttttcttcattcaagaaaagaggagaGCAGAGCTAAAAAAGACTTGTCCACTCCTCTGATAAGGAAAACAAGACTtaaaagttcaacaaaaacaagatatAGTTACGCTATGGATTGATCATATGAATGACAATTGTAGTTTTTAAACTTGTCTCTGTAATTATAGTTACAAAGCTGAAGAACAATAGCATAaggcattgatgaaaaacttACCAACCCTAATACAGAACATTGATAAAGATCCTGTTTCCACtcataatttcaattttataatatttttgagtttccTTTCTATTTCATGTTCCTCTTTCTCATCTGTCATCCAAATTGATAGAATGAAAGCAAATTATTAAATTAGGTGAAGTAAAGTTGTAAGCTCCTACTTTTCTTGAAGAAGGTTGATACGtattttttctagaaaaacaggacttttcttcattcaagaaaagagcaaaaaaaggcttgTGCACTCCTATGATAAGGAAAACAAGACTtaaaagttcaacaaaaataaacgGGAAAGAAGAGCCACACGcattattgttgttttctgTCAAATAGTTTAGAAACACTACCCCTTCTTAATCTTGATCAGTACTCTTACTGCCGGTCACTCACTCGCTGCACAAGCTAAGCAAAATTCGTGGTAGACAACTAAAGTCATGAGTACTGCAAAACTCAATTGAACAACTTCAATTTACACCACCAAATCCAACGACCAGTTTTTTGTGACAGAGGTAAAGAAATACGTTACATGTAAAGATGTGGGCCTGGTCATTATGACTATGTTTCACCCCTGGACAATTCAATCGGCCAATTCATCTGATCAGAAATTAGCAAATCACAACTTGGCTCAGTGTTCTCTTGTTTTtaccttttgcttcaaaaatgtctCAGTTATTGAATTAAAATCTTTAAAGTGTCATGTGAGAAGATTCAGGCATGATGTCCTACTTTTGGGATTTCAAGTCATGTGACGCATGTGACCCTGGGTTATCTTGAGCGGGGTCGTCAGAGAAGTGAGGCTggattgtccttttcattaagCAAAGGAAGCGCCCGAAGCACCCTTAGCTTCCTTTTGCTGCGGAccaacaaatgtcaaaatgagaaaattccctacaagatgccagactttatcaagagattattgaatgaaaaatgtattgaccAAGTACTGCGACCCAATGATAAGCCATTACTCTTCTGGGacatgtttcaaattctctatgaGTTCCAAACAATTGTGACACTTTGACAATCACCATTTCCAACCAAATAGTACTAGAAAAGCATCATTGTGTTATGCATTACGACTAGAAGCATCTGAGCAACAGCTAAATGGCCCCTAGCTCTCCATGTCCACCATACCCGTTTAAGACAGAGTGTTCAAAACAATGGATGAACCTTGAACATCATTGGACTAAGCTAACATGTTCCTGCACTGTGATCCATAACGATATGTTAGACAATATCACAGGAGTATTTATTCATCATATCCTGTTGAGCCTAGATTCGAGCCAAAGTCAACATGAACATTCGAAGTTGTCTCCATCTTCCTCGTATCCGCCACGCCTCATCATCTAAAACGGTACAAATAGTCAAAGGTCACTGGAACGATTCCAGTGATCTATGTAGTAGCTTATGCGACAGTAGCATTTTCTGGTGACGggtccatttgaaatttgattccttATTGTTAATGTTAGTATGTGTATGTTGCTAACATTTCTCTCCCTGTAAATGGACGTGGGTGATGGACTGGTTGGACTTGTGATATTTGATGCCCTTTCGTCCTCAGCGATCGATCCAAATGGCAAGAGGCTCTCCGCGCGTGTGCGGTTTGTTGGCAACGTGCGATCCTAGCGTCAATCAACCAATAGGCTCTAGCATGAAGTGTTAGTTTTAACGCGACATTCGCTCATAGTTTAGTAGGACATCTAGTCTCGAATAGTTACATCCATATATCGCTACTTCTTTCTCACTGTCTTTGAGCATGAATTATTTCTCCTTGGGGTTCATCCTGGTCTACATGAGCCTCTCTTGGACCGGCCTTGCGTGTCCTCAAAAACCTCCCACGATCAGCGTGGCTCGGATCGAGTCGTGCGGCGGTTGCCGCCTCCAAAGTCTGCCCGAAGTGCGTGACTTCTTGCGTGAAGACTTCCAAAACCTATACACTCACACGATATGGAAGAAAATGCCGGGCAAATGGCCAGAATTGACCTTCCGGAACGAAAGCCAGGGTGTGGTGGAACGACTCGATATTCGTCAGTACAACCGGACCGAACTCAACCAGATCATGCAGGATCGCGGTTTCCAGCCCCGGACGCCTTGAAGCATGATCGAGAGTCCGGTTAATAAATAAGTGAATGAATCCCGtcttttcttgctcttcttttaCCCGCGATCTAAGAAAACCCAGGGATAACCAGGTACTAAATGTATCTCATActgaatgctttcaaaaacactCGCGAGTTTTGGCCTGACCCCGGTTTTTGGGTCAGTTCTAGGACCCGTCGAGGATTAACGTGGTTTCTCAGCATATCCTCATACATCATTCGTTCTTTGTGATAGAATTTGCTTCACTTCAATCAACGCAGGCTTTAATAAAAGGGCAATTTTGTGAGTCATGTTGACCAAAATCCCTCATCAAACTTATGTTTTAGGGTCGCCATGTCTGCCTGGAGAAACATAATGCCGATAATGTTGATAAGTGAACGCAACGAAATAATTGATCATTTTAATTCCCATATGTTGGGATTCAAGAATCCCCacaaaaaatacaagaacAGAATCCCCACGAACCATTTTCATCCCCATGTGAAAACACCACTCAACACATGTTTATGTATGGTTTCGAGTTTAATACTATTGTGGGTGGAATTAGGCTCAAGCTCGAGCTTGAGcccttgaaatgaaagaaatgacacATTCAAAGTAGCCGTCAGCGCCATCCATCCAGCGAGAGTTCTAAAACTCTTGACTATTTTTGGTGGAGCTCTTGGTGCTGCCTCCTGAGGCGCCACTGGACGATTTCTTGGGTAGGAGCGAGGCCTGGATGTTGGGCAGCACGCCCCCTTGAGCGATGGTCACGCCCGACAAGAGCTTGTTGAGTTCCTCGTCATTGCGGATGGCCAATTGCAAATGTCGGGGAATGATGCGGGTCTTCTTGTTGTCGCGTGCCGCATTTCCAGCCAATTCTAACACCTCGGCGGCCAAATATTCCATCACGGCGGCTAAATAGACGGGCGCGCCAGCGCCCACGCGCTCAGCGTAATTGCCCTTCCGGAGAAGGCGATGGATGCGGCCCACGGGGAACTGCAGACCCGCACGATTGGAACGGCTCTTGGCCTTGCCCTATGGCGGCGGATGAATCAGACGAATAATTTCAATCAACAGCCTTCGTCAAGGGTAAGCCCGGCCGGTCAATTATCCTACCTCCTCAGCCAGAATAACCCCGCCAAACAGTGTGCCAACCTCCCCCACCCCCCCCCGAAAACAAGTGACTTACTTCTGGGTGAGACACAACACGGTCGAACCCAGGCGGGTGGTGGACGTACCTTGACTTTCCCGCCTTTGCCGCGTCCGGACATGATAACACTCCGGCGAGTTCGCTCGATACAAAATAGGAAGGAAGGCGTTGAGGAATGAGATTGAGCGTCGACTGAACGAGATCAGAGAAGCTTGGaaagtggatggatgaaggtagttcaagttttcaaatgcgGGAAAGGAAAGCCCGCCAACTAGGGTGACTAAATGAACAA encodes:
- the LOC131879091 gene encoding histone H2A-like encodes the protein MSGRGKGGKVKGKAKSRSNRAGLQFPVGRIHRLLRKGNYAERVGAGAPVYLAAVMEYLAAEVLELAGNAARDNKKTRIIPRHLQLAIRNDEELNKLLSGVTIAQGGVLPNIQASLLPKKSSSGASGGSTKSSTKNSQEF